The sequence GACCGACGAGGCGGTAGGAGGCGTAGAGCCCGCCCGCGATGGCGACGGCCTCCAGGTCCCCGGCCGGCGCCGTCGGCGTCGCCGGCACGATGCCGGCGAAATAGCCGAAGCTCTCGGGCTCCTCGGGATCGCCGATGCAGATGCCGATCTGCTCGCGCGGGCTGGCCCTGTCGAGGCCCAACGCCACGCAGAGCCGACGATAGGTCAGGCTGATGGAGGCGATCGGCCCCCGGTGCCGCAGGCACAGCGCCTGCTTGGGCGGAAGCTCGACCAACTCGACGTCGCCGCCGTCGATGGTTCGGGTGCCATCCGCGCCTGGCGCGGACCCGCCCGGCGGCTTCGCGAGATCGAACTGGCGCGTGCGGAATTCGCTCGGGCTGATGCCGGCAAAGCCCCGAAAGGCGCGGGCGAAGGCCTGGGGGCTGTCGTAGCCGACGCCGAGGGCGATGGCGGTCACGCTGTCGGCAGCATCCCTGAGCTGGAGCGCCGCCCGCGCCAGACGCAGGCGCTGGATGGTCTCGGCGACGCGCTCGCCGGTCAGGGCGCGGTAGATGCGATGGAAATGGAACGGCGAGAGATGGGCGACCGACGCCAGGCTCTCGACGCTGTGCTCGGCGCCGGGGTCGGCCAGGATGGCTTCGATCACCCGCGCAATCCGGCCGTTGTAGCTCTCTTCCGTGCTCGGCTTCATGGCGGGCGGACCATAGCCGTTTCGCCCCGACCACGCGGTGCACGGCTTGCTGTTTTTCGCCGGTCCGGCACCCGTGCGACGGCCTGCCCTCCAGGCCAAGGACGAATGCCGCCGGCGACCCGCCTCGGCGGTCCCGTCACCCTCCGAGGGCGGTCACTGCCGGAAGGCGTGGGCGAGGTCGTAGAGGCGCAGGGTCAGCTCGGTGTCGGAGCGGTCGGGGTCGGTGACGGCATAGAGCGCCGCCCGCCGCATCTCGACGGGGCTGGCGTCGGGATGGGATGCGGTCGCCTGGCGGAAAAGGTCGGACCGGTCGGGCGTCCGGCGCGCCAGCGCTTCCAGCGACAGCGAGATCTCTTCGATGCGCGTGTCCATGATGCGGTGATCCCCGGGAAAACCGCGCGAGGTTAGCCGGGCAGGCATGCGGAGGCAACCCGCGGCGGCGCGAAGACCGGCGGCGGCGACCGCGGGGATGCTATAGTGGGGCCGAGTCGCCTCCACGAGCCCCTGCCATGCCCGTCCGTGCCCTGCCCCGAGTGCTGATCGACCGCATCGCCGCCGGCGAGGTGGTGGAGCGGCCGGCGAGCGCGGTCAAGGAACTGGTCGAGAACGCCATCGATGCCGGCGCGACCCGCATCGAGGTGGTGACGGCCGGCGGGGGCCAGCGCCTGATCCGCATCGTCGACGACGGCAGCGGCATGAGCCCCGAGGATCTGGCGCTGGCGGTCGAGCGCCACGCCACCTCCAAGCTGCCCGGCGACGACCTCCTCGCCATCTCGACCCTCGGCTTCCGCGGCGAGGCCCTGCCCTCGATCGGCTCGGTGTCGCGGCTCGCCATCGCCACGCGGGCGGCCGGCGCCGAGCACGGCGTCGCCATCGAGGTCGACGCCGGCGCCAAGGGCGCGGTCAAGCCGGC comes from Labrys wisconsinensis and encodes:
- a CDS encoding AraC family transcriptional regulator is translated as MKPSTEESYNGRIARVIEAILADPGAEHSVESLASVAHLSPFHFHRIYRALTGERVAETIQRLRLARAALQLRDAADSVTAIALGVGYDSPQAFARAFRGFAGISPSEFRTRQFDLAKPPGGSAPGADGTRTIDGGDVELVELPPKQALCLRHRGPIASISLTYRRLCVALGLDRASPREQIGICIGDPEEPESFGYFAGIVPATPTAPAGDLEAVAIAGGLYASYRLVGPWSLIAPTFQSLFGGWLPQSGYDPDNRPALELYRDRSRPGARQDCVTDLLIPIRRRRRGEG